The SAR324 cluster bacterium genome includes a window with the following:
- a CDS encoding tyrosine-type recombinase/integrase — protein sequence QLKLSLGSYPTVRLSDAREMHEEAWLMVQKGEDPREGTITRLQLKRLKDQDNALQLEQKAKEEAKSRQTFHVIANQWLAKKEPTLSRNTFRIRQSLLKNDVIPVIGNRQIYELKNADIFDVLNRISDRGSTSITDLCRRILQEVFNYARLHELCENNPAEAVKHAPDLKRHRSQHRNFLEFHEMGNFMRSLKDSQSKAVTQSNLALEFLILTVVRSKNVRKARWEHFRDLDGDKPTWMIPAEFMKESREHLVPLSHQAVSLLKRIKSYYWNDQWLFPGNTGNGLSEGPLFKNTMLKMNYSPDQVQPHGFRSSFSTHANESGLWNRDAIEWVLAHSEKNEVRAAYNRAQYLEERRQILQWWADQLDEAESHSPNA from the coding sequence CAACTAAAACTCAGCTTGGGAAGCTACCCAACGGTTCGGCTCTCTGATGCCAGAGAGATGCATGAGGAAGCTTGGCTGATGGTTCAGAAGGGAGAAGATCCTAGAGAAGGGACAATCACCCGCTTGCAGTTAAAGAGATTAAAGGACCAGGACAACGCTCTGCAACTTGAGCAGAAGGCTAAAGAGGAAGCGAAGAGTCGTCAGACCTTTCATGTAATTGCCAATCAGTGGTTAGCCAAAAAAGAACCTACCTTGTCTCGAAATACTTTTCGGATAAGACAATCACTGCTGAAAAATGATGTGATACCAGTTATTGGGAATCGTCAAATTTACGAACTGAAGAATGCAGATATTTTCGATGTTCTGAACCGAATTTCTGATAGAGGCTCAACATCGATTACAGATCTTTGTCGAAGGATACTACAGGAAGTCTTTAATTATGCTCGGTTACATGAGCTCTGTGAAAACAATCCCGCAGAAGCTGTTAAACATGCCCCTGACCTTAAAAGGCACAGAAGCCAGCACAGGAATTTTCTGGAGTTCCATGAAATGGGTAACTTCATGCGAAGTCTCAAAGATTCACAATCCAAGGCTGTCACGCAATCTAATCTGGCACTAGAATTTTTGATTCTCACAGTTGTCCGATCAAAGAATGTCCGGAAGGCTAGATGGGAACATTTCAGAGATCTTGATGGGGATAAACCAACTTGGATGATTCCCGCTGAATTCATGAAAGAGTCTAGAGAGCATCTTGTGCCCCTTAGTCATCAAGCAGTATCGCTCCTGAAGCGTATCAAATCATACTATTGGAATGACCAGTGGTTGTTTCCAGGAAATACTGGAAATGGCCTCTCTGAAGGACCACTTTTCAAGAATACTATGCTCAAAATGAACTACTCACCTGATCAAGTACAACCTCATGGATTTCGCTCTTCGTTTAGTACTCATGCCAATGAGTCCGGTCTGTGGAACCGCGATGCCATTGAATGGGTTCTAGCTCATTCTGAGAAAAATGAGGTTCGTGCTGCTTACAACCGTGCTCAATACTTGGAGGAAAGGAGACAGATTCTTCAATGGTGGGCAGATCAACTTGATGAAGCCGAATCACATTCTCCCAATGCATAA
- a CDS encoding AlpA family phage regulatory protein, whose translation METLLPLRKLESVIGFRKSKIYQLIESGQFPQPIKIGRSSRWRSSEVQTWIQNLTENTPKIGADNV comes from the coding sequence GTGGAAACACTTCTCCCGCTTAGAAAATTGGAATCTGTGATCGGATTCCGCAAGTCCAAGATCTACCAACTCATTGAGTCTGGTCAGTTTCCCCAGCCCATCAAAATTGGTCGCAGCAGTCGCTGGCGTTCTTCCGAAGTACAAACCTGGATTCAGAATCTCACCGAAAACACACCAAAAATCGGAGCTGATAATGTCTGA